One Frankia alni ACN14a DNA window includes the following coding sequences:
- a CDS encoding GGDEF domain-containing protein, with protein MAILLAILVLGTLALHVGANLLHREEGSRLAARARLVERLAQWESDADSPAGLSAAVARVPFRPDDRATNADLLPGLQLSPSGDVTRLLALLDRAGTVTAAYPVGGVVTPRALGPALSSAWAGRGAVSPVFTLADAPVRATVVPVGSPRPWAVLVAVSTQEINLRLSSGIATMLGAGSGSVSTIDQHGVPIASTDPALPGRQMLAAAELRRSRAPGRSPRIWRTSGPDGTITHITALQPATGYLTYFQQPTESLYADLRARGDRRNLTLLAVALTGVLCIVFLGLLREAAAQRSRAGLRALFAAAHDIVLVTDPAGRLTFVSPAIVPLLGHPDEPWLGRSLTELAHPDDAARLLCLIENPTAGSLLDIRLTRAAGTHRWFDVAARRLPRQAGAPEILITCHAVGRRKRLLDQLGYQAGHDVLTGLLNRSAFEEELATAAATPATTTPAATAPAATTSAASASATSARPADSVAVLFVDLDRFKQVNDTLGHAAGDQVLQTVGARLRSELGAGDAGGRFGGDEFGILLRGTDGPGARAVAARIIQALGQPILVDGDEVRIGASVGIALAGACPCGPEQLLWAADQAMYRAKQVGPGRYAVATPGPPGSVAESGVVAESGVVGVDAVEFAISEPLLVELLDVTVDEIESATARPAPAADPAEPTGPRAGAEPGETADGAAAPSQLGPRSRTHPRRRSRQRRTSVRAHLTRALPLLVLGSVILTTTVVTLGIENANRRRAEAQRVTDSDALSFRLAGFAADLSQPRYLIDPVSRLPWSLTDPAADARTLAAVAGPSLSTPGTLLALVDLDGHPRAVQPPGAAVPFPAHSRIWASARGGGLSLPALDESGGARIYSVVPVRRAGRSAAFLVLGRTLHGSPAAEMARTLGRGTTAAAASAAALDLGMTISVVDAHGRAVMSNDAATVGRTVVDPDELRPITPGHSRRVTVLDSHGGGRVATATRIPASPMPAYLVVRRDGRGAAEGPRPNHALSDLLLVSIVVVTVAGLMRAILREDQAIRRDGARLQTLLHESHDIIINLNRAGSPTFISSAIESLLGYPVQSRIGLPLLELVHPEDRDWLRGFLDERLRGNPASLLDVRLCTADGGYRWFDIEAGAWRAASGPGYLDGGLLLTCHEVGERRQLQEQLRQRATRDPLTGLANRVALTELLDHLTEQRSPFAILLVDLDHFKPVNDTFGHQTGDDVLRIIAARLTEVLRAQPSDGTAFRLGGDEFVLVLPDVDADDLRHIAQRVRETVAAPILSAGHAIVVGATVGLASSRSVGGGTEPRDPALVVRHADADMYAAKRAARARREMFPATR; from the coding sequence TTGGCCATCCTGCTGGCCATTCTGGTGCTCGGAACCCTGGCCCTCCACGTGGGTGCCAACCTGCTGCACCGGGAGGAGGGATCGCGGCTGGCGGCCCGGGCGAGGCTCGTCGAGCGCCTCGCGCAGTGGGAGTCCGACGCCGACTCCCCCGCGGGGCTGTCGGCCGCGGTCGCGCGCGTCCCCTTCCGCCCGGACGACCGCGCCACCAACGCGGATCTCCTCCCCGGCCTGCAGCTGTCGCCGTCGGGCGATGTCACCCGGCTGCTGGCCCTGCTCGACCGGGCCGGCACCGTCACCGCCGCGTACCCGGTGGGCGGCGTCGTGACCCCGCGCGCCCTCGGCCCGGCCCTGTCGTCGGCATGGGCCGGCAGGGGCGCCGTCTCCCCCGTCTTCACGCTCGCCGACGCGCCGGTGCGCGCCACCGTGGTTCCGGTCGGGTCGCCGCGGCCCTGGGCCGTCCTGGTGGCCGTCTCCACCCAGGAGATCAATCTTCGGCTCTCGAGCGGCATCGCGACCATGCTCGGGGCCGGCAGCGGCAGTGTGTCGACGATCGACCAGCACGGCGTCCCGATCGCCTCGACCGACCCTGCGCTGCCTGGCCGGCAGATGCTGGCGGCCGCGGAGCTGCGCCGCTCCCGTGCCCCCGGCCGCAGCCCGCGGATCTGGCGCACCTCCGGCCCCGACGGGACGATCACCCACATCACCGCGCTGCAGCCGGCGACCGGATATCTCACCTACTTCCAGCAGCCCACCGAATCGCTCTACGCCGACCTGCGGGCCAGAGGCGACCGGCGCAACCTGACGCTGCTGGCGGTCGCGCTGACCGGCGTGCTGTGCATCGTCTTCCTCGGGCTGCTGCGCGAGGCCGCCGCCCAGCGGAGCCGGGCGGGGCTGCGGGCGCTGTTCGCGGCGGCGCACGACATCGTCCTCGTCACCGACCCGGCCGGCCGGCTCACCTTCGTCAGCCCGGCCATCGTCCCCCTGCTCGGCCACCCGGACGAACCCTGGCTGGGGCGGTCGCTGACCGAGCTGGCCCATCCAGACGACGCCGCGCGGCTGCTGTGCCTGATCGAGAATCCGACCGCGGGATCGCTGCTCGACATCCGGCTCACGCGGGCCGCCGGCACCCACCGCTGGTTCGACGTCGCCGCGCGCCGGCTGCCGCGGCAGGCCGGCGCACCCGAGATCCTCATCACCTGCCACGCCGTCGGCAGACGCAAGCGGCTGCTCGATCAGCTCGGTTACCAGGCCGGCCACGACGTGCTGACCGGGCTGCTCAACCGGTCGGCCTTCGAGGAGGAGCTCGCCACCGCCGCCGCCACTCCTGCGACCACCACTCCTGCCGCCACTGCTCCTGCCGCCACCACCTCTGCCGCCTCTGCCTCTGCCACCTCTGCGCGGCCGGCCGACTCGGTCGCGGTCCTGTTCGTCGACCTCGACCGGTTCAAACAGGTCAACGACACCCTGGGGCACGCCGCCGGCGACCAGGTACTGCAGACGGTGGGCGCACGGCTGCGGTCCGAACTCGGCGCGGGCGACGCCGGCGGACGGTTCGGCGGCGACGAGTTCGGCATCCTGCTGCGAGGCACCGACGGGCCCGGCGCGCGGGCGGTCGCCGCCCGGATCATCCAGGCGCTGGGCCAGCCGATCCTCGTCGACGGCGACGAGGTGCGGATCGGTGCGAGCGTGGGGATCGCCCTGGCGGGTGCCTGCCCGTGCGGACCCGAGCAGCTGCTGTGGGCGGCCGACCAGGCGATGTACCGGGCGAAGCAGGTCGGACCGGGGCGTTATGCGGTGGCGACGCCGGGCCCACCCGGCTCGGTCGCGGAGTCCGGTGTCGTCGCGGAATCCGGTGTGGTCGGGGTGGACGCCGTGGAGTTCGCGATCTCCGAGCCTCTCCTGGTCGAGCTCCTCGACGTCACCGTGGACGAGATCGAGTCCGCTACGGCTCGGCCGGCGCCCGCAGCGGACCCGGCCGAGCCGACCGGTCCCCGTGCCGGCGCCGAGCCCGGCGAGACGGCCGACGGTGCGGCGGCGCCGTCCCAGCTCGGGCCGCGGAGCCGGACGCACCCGCGGCGGCGGTCCCGGCAGCGGCGGACCAGCGTCCGCGCCCACCTCACCCGGGCGCTTCCGCTACTGGTCCTGGGCTCGGTGATCCTGACCACCACCGTGGTCACCCTGGGGATCGAGAACGCCAACCGGCGGCGGGCCGAGGCCCAGCGGGTGACCGACAGCGATGCCCTCTCCTTCCGTCTCGCCGGGTTCGCGGCCGACCTGAGCCAGCCCCGGTACCTCATCGACCCGGTCTCCCGACTGCCGTGGTCGCTGACGGACCCCGCGGCCGACGCCCGGACGCTGGCCGCCGTCGCCGGGCCGAGCCTGTCGACGCCGGGCACCCTGCTCGCCCTCGTCGACCTCGACGGCCACCCCCGGGCGGTCCAGCCGCCCGGGGCGGCGGTGCCGTTCCCGGCGCACAGCCGGATCTGGGCGTCCGCCCGCGGCGGCGGCCTGAGCCTGCCGGCCCTCGACGAGTCCGGTGGGGCCCGGATCTACAGCGTCGTGCCCGTCCGGCGTGCCGGACGCAGCGCCGCGTTCCTGGTACTGGGCCGGACGCTGCACGGGTCGCCGGCCGCGGAGATGGCCCGCACCCTCGGCCGGGGAACAACCGCGGCGGCCGCCAGCGCGGCCGCGCTGGACCTTGGCATGACCATCAGCGTCGTCGACGCGCATGGCCGGGCGGTCATGTCGAACGACGCCGCCACGGTCGGGCGGACCGTCGTCGACCCCGACGAGCTGCGCCCGATCACGCCCGGACACAGCCGACGCGTGACGGTGCTGGACAGCCACGGCGGCGGTCGCGTCGCGACGGCCACCAGGATCCCCGCCAGCCCCATGCCGGCGTACCTCGTCGTGCGGCGCGACGGCCGCGGGGCGGCGGAGGGGCCGCGGCCGAACCACGCCCTCAGCGACCTGCTGCTCGTCTCGATCGTCGTCGTCACCGTGGCGGGGCTGATGCGGGCGATCCTGCGGGAGGACCAGGCGATCCGGCGCGACGGCGCGCGGCTGCAGACCCTGCTGCACGAGTCGCACGACATCATCATCAACCTGAACCGGGCCGGCTCCCCGACGTTCATCAGCTCCGCGATCGAGAGCCTGCTGGGTTACCCGGTCCAGTCCAGGATCGGGCTGCCGCTGCTCGAGCTCGTCCATCCCGAGGACCGGGACTGGCTACGGGGCTTCCTCGACGAGCGGCTTCGAGGGAACCCCGCGTCGTTGCTGGACGTCCGACTGTGCACGGCCGACGGTGGGTACCGGTGGTTCGACATCGAGGCCGGTGCCTGGCGGGCCGCCTCCGGGCCCGGTTACCTGGACGGCGGCCTGCTGCTGACCTGCCACGAGGTCGGCGAGCGGCGCCAGCTCCAGGAACAACTGCGGCAACGGGCGACCCGCGACCCGCTGACGGGACTGGCGAACCGGGTGGCACTCACCGAGCTGCTCGACCACCTGACCGAGCAGCGCTCGCCCTTCGCGATCCTGCTCGTCGACCTCGACCACTTCAAGCCCGTGAACGACACCTTCGGCCACCAGACGGGCGACGACGTGCTGCGCATCATCGCGGCCCGGCTGACCGAGGTGCTGCGGGCGCAGCCGTCGGACGGCACGGCGTTCCGTCTCGGCGGCGACGAGTTCGTCCTGGTGCTGCCCGACGTCGACGCGGACGACCTGCGGCACATCGCCCAGCGCGTGCGCGAGACCGTCGCGGCCCCGATCCTCTCGGCCGGCCACGCCATCGTCGTCGGGGCGACCGTGGGGCTGGCGTCCTCACGCAGCGTCGGCGGCGGGACCGAACCACGCGATCCCGCTCTCGTCGTCCGCCACGCCGACGCGGACATGTACGCGGCGAAGCGCGCCGCCCGGGCCCGGCGGGAGATGTTCCCCGCCACCCGCTGA
- a CDS encoding isovaleryl-CoA dehydrogenase: protein MSSSIEARLPTGASRSSPGRTHEVTNQPPPLVGHDASADPALLTALVREGAGWHTDALRRLGRLAGTEQARRWAEEADRFPPELRTHDRYGNRVDEVDFHPSWHALLEVAVREGLTGAPWRDPRPGAHVARAANILVWGTVEQGHLCPVSMTYAVVPALRAAPDLAARYEPLLASRIYDPGLRPPEGKAGLLAGMGMTEKQGGSDVRANTTTATPAADGTYRLRGHKWFTSAPMNDVFLVLAQAPGGLSCFWVPRVLPDGSRNTFRIQRLKDKLGNRSNASSEPEFDDTVAWLVGAEGRGVRVIIEMVAMTRLDASLGSAAGMRAAVTAAAHHVRHRRAFGTRLIDAPLMRNVLADLALESEAATTLVLRVAGAVDRAARGDRDEQAFKRLATAVAKYWVCKRAPGVAAEALECLGGNGYVEESGMPRLYREAPLNGIWEGSGNVNALDVLRALDREPDGLDALSRQIEAARGADARLDRAWDRLRAQLPKAAADPFAARRVVERLALVMQGSLLVRHAPPAVADAFCASRLAGDGGLAFGTLPSGVDVAGILDRIASVDTPTDSVGDIRHGQDDGRISL from the coding sequence ATGAGCTCGTCGATCGAGGCGCGGCTGCCCACCGGGGCCTCACGGTCGTCCCCCGGTCGAACGCACGAGGTGACGAACCAGCCCCCGCCGCTGGTCGGCCACGACGCGTCCGCGGACCCGGCGCTGCTGACGGCCCTGGTCCGGGAGGGCGCCGGCTGGCACACGGATGCCCTGCGCCGCCTGGGCCGGCTGGCGGGCACCGAGCAGGCTCGGCGCTGGGCGGAGGAGGCCGACCGTTTCCCGCCCGAGCTGCGCACCCACGACCGTTACGGCAACCGCGTCGACGAGGTCGACTTCCACCCGTCCTGGCACGCGCTGCTCGAGGTGGCCGTGCGGGAGGGGCTGACCGGGGCGCCGTGGCGGGACCCGCGCCCGGGCGCGCACGTCGCGCGGGCGGCGAACATCCTCGTCTGGGGCACCGTCGAACAGGGCCACCTCTGCCCCGTGTCGATGACCTACGCCGTGGTCCCGGCGCTGCGGGCCGCGCCCGACCTCGCGGCCAGATACGAACCATTGCTCGCCAGCCGGATCTACGACCCGGGGCTGCGCCCGCCGGAGGGCAAGGCGGGGCTGCTCGCCGGCATGGGCATGACCGAGAAGCAGGGCGGTTCGGACGTCCGGGCGAACACGACGACGGCGACGCCGGCCGCCGACGGCACCTATCGGCTACGAGGCCACAAGTGGTTCACAAGTGCGCCGATGAACGACGTCTTTCTGGTCCTGGCGCAGGCACCCGGCGGACTGTCCTGCTTCTGGGTGCCGCGGGTGCTCCCCGACGGCAGCCGTAACACCTTTCGCATTCAACGGCTGAAGGACAAGCTCGGCAACCGCAGCAATGCCAGCAGCGAACCGGAGTTCGACGACACCGTGGCCTGGCTGGTCGGGGCGGAGGGGCGTGGCGTTCGCGTCATCATCGAAATGGTGGCGATGACCCGGCTCGACGCCAGCCTCGGGTCCGCGGCCGGGATGCGGGCCGCGGTCACGGCGGCCGCGCACCATGTGCGCCATCGCCGGGCCTTTGGGACCCGTTTGATCGACGCCCCGCTGATGCGCAATGTGCTGGCCGATCTCGCCCTGGAATCCGAGGCGGCGACCACCTTGGTGTTGCGGGTCGCGGGAGCCGTCGACCGGGCGGCGCGCGGCGACCGCGACGAGCAGGCGTTCAAACGCCTCGCGACGGCCGTGGCGAAGTACTGGGTGTGCAAGCGGGCGCCGGGCGTGGCCGCGGAGGCCCTCGAATGCCTCGGGGGAAACGGCTATGTGGAGGAGTCGGGCATGCCACGGCTCTACCGGGAGGCGCCCCTCAACGGCATCTGGGAGGGCTCCGGCAACGTCAATGCGCTCGACGTGCTCCGGGCGCTCGATCGGGAACCGGACGGCCTCGACGCGCTGTCCCGGCAGATCGAGGCGGCCCGCGGCGCGGACGCCCGGCTCGATCGGGCCTGGGACCGGTTGCGCGCGCAATTGCCGAAGGCGGCGGCCGACCCCTTCGCCGCGCGCCGTGTGGTCGAGCGGTTGGCACTCGTTATGCAGGGTTCTTTGCTTGTCCGGCATGCGCCGCCCGCCGTTGCGGATGCGTTCTGCGCGAGCCGGTTGGCCGGTGACGGGGGTCTCGCTTTCGGCACGTTGCCGTCGGGGGTTGATGTCGCAGGTATCCTCGACCGGATTGCTTCGGTGGATACGCCTACCGATTCAGTCGGTGATATCCGTCACGGGCAGGATGATGGCAGAATCTCTTTGTAA
- a CDS encoding NADPH-dependent FMN reductase, producing the protein MEPCRIVSVVGNPKAASRTRQVAEAVAGRVATSLAASGFETSAEVIEVGELGSGLLGWGDPTVGAALATIRAADVLIIATPTYKATYTGLLKLLLDQIGGGELAGLPAIPVQVAAAPQHALAVEVHLRPVLVEIGAACPTTGLFVLDSALAELPTQLDAWGSVNLPAVSALVAARRAVSAPSA; encoded by the coding sequence ATGGAGCCGTGCCGCATCGTCAGCGTCGTGGGGAACCCGAAGGCGGCGTCCCGGACCAGGCAGGTCGCCGAGGCGGTGGCCGGCCGCGTCGCGACCTCGCTGGCCGCGAGCGGCTTCGAGACGTCCGCGGAGGTCATCGAGGTCGGCGAGCTGGGTTCCGGCCTCCTCGGCTGGGGCGACCCGACCGTCGGGGCGGCCCTGGCCACCATCCGGGCGGCCGACGTCCTCATCATCGCCACGCCCACCTACAAGGCGACCTACACCGGGCTGCTGAAGTTGCTCCTCGACCAGATCGGCGGCGGTGAGCTCGCCGGCCTGCCGGCCATCCCGGTCCAGGTGGCCGCCGCGCCGCAGCATGCCCTGGCGGTGGAGGTGCACCTGCGCCCCGTGCTCGTCGAGATCGGCGCAGCCTGCCCGACCACCGGGCTGTTCGTCCTCGACTCGGCGCTCGCCGAGCTCCCCACGCAGCTCGACGCCTGGGGCTCGGTGAACCTCCCGGCGGTGAGCGCCCTCGTCGCGGCCCGGCGCGCGGTGTCGGCGCCGTCCGCCTGA
- a CDS encoding PfkB family carbohydrate kinase, translated as MCVTRAEHGVAVWDGTRSWARPAHPTTVVDTTAASDAFTAALTHVLFAGDAPATDTHATATDTDTDTTDTNTPATDAGRLHVPASATRPSGIVLAAVEAGLAAAAWTVRHRGALDALPRLAGSPERPPAGPALLAPEGVFRHKA; from the coding sequence GTGTGCGTCACCCGGGCGGAGCACGGTGTCGCCGTCTGGGACGGCACCCGGTCCTGGGCCCGTCCGGCCCATCCGACGACCGTCGTCGACACCACCGCCGCCTCGGACGCGTTCACCGCCGCGCTCACCCACGTCCTGTTCGCCGGCGACGCCCCGGCCACCGACACCCACGCCACCGCCACCGACACCGACACCGACACGACGGACACCAACACTCCGGCCACCGACGCCGGCCGGCTCCACGTGCCCGCCTCGGCCACCCGGCCATCCGGCATCGTTCTGGCCGCCGTCGAAGCGGGCCTCGCCGCGGCGGCCTGGACGGTCCGCCACCGGGGTGCACTCGATGCGCTGCCCCGCCTCGCCGGTTCGCCCGAGCGGCCCCCGGCCGGCCCGGCCCTCCTGGCGCCCGAAGGGGTATTCCGGCATAAGGCCTAA
- a CDS encoding cystathionine gamma-synthase, whose amino-acid sequence MSTDEFADGFETIAIHAGQDPDPGTGAVAPPLHLSSTFAQDGVGGLRGGFEYSRSGNPTRAALETCLAALEGGRVGLAFSAGMAATDTLLRAVCRPGDHVIIPADAYGGTYRLIARVLGEWGVEHSSVDLTDLEATRAAVRPGVTRLVWCETPTNPLLTIADIAALASLAHDAGALLAVDNTFASPYLQQPLALGADAVVHSTTKYLGGHSDVVGGAIVVSDPELGTQLRFLQNAAGAVPGPFDCWLVLRGIKTLAVRMDRHCANARGVATLLAAHPAVSTVYYPGLPGHAGHGIAAKQMRDFGGMVSLTLRDGPRAAVELCGRTRLFTLAESLGGVESLIEHPASMTHASVVNSPLAVPAELVRLSVGIESADDLAADLRRALDGLSTRSA is encoded by the coding sequence ATGAGCACCGACGAGTTCGCCGACGGGTTCGAGACGATCGCGATCCACGCCGGGCAGGATCCCGATCCGGGCACCGGCGCGGTGGCGCCCCCCCTCCATCTGTCCTCGACCTTCGCCCAGGACGGCGTGGGCGGCCTGCGCGGCGGATTCGAGTACTCCCGGTCCGGCAACCCGACCCGCGCGGCCCTGGAGACCTGCCTCGCCGCGCTGGAGGGCGGCCGCGTGGGCCTCGCCTTCTCCGCGGGCATGGCGGCGACCGACACACTGCTGCGGGCGGTGTGCCGCCCCGGCGATCATGTGATCATCCCGGCCGACGCCTACGGCGGGACCTACCGGCTGATCGCCCGGGTCCTCGGCGAGTGGGGGGTCGAGCACAGCAGCGTCGACCTCACCGACCTGGAGGCGACCCGGGCCGCGGTCCGCCCGGGCGTGACCCGGCTGGTGTGGTGCGAGACGCCGACGAACCCGCTGCTGACGATCGCCGACATCGCCGCGCTCGCGTCGCTCGCCCACGACGCCGGCGCACTGCTCGCCGTGGACAACACGTTCGCCTCGCCCTACCTTCAGCAGCCGCTGGCCCTCGGCGCCGACGCCGTGGTCCACTCCACCACGAAGTACCTCGGCGGCCACAGCGACGTCGTGGGCGGCGCGATCGTGGTCAGCGATCCCGAACTCGGCACGCAGCTGCGATTCCTGCAGAACGCGGCCGGTGCCGTCCCCGGACCGTTCGACTGCTGGCTCGTCCTGCGCGGCATCAAGACGCTCGCCGTGCGGATGGACCGGCACTGCGCCAACGCCCGCGGTGTCGCCACCCTGCTGGCGGCGCATCCGGCCGTCTCGACGGTGTACTACCCGGGCCTGCCCGGTCATGCCGGGCACGGCATCGCCGCCAAACAGATGCGCGACTTCGGCGGGATGGTCTCGCTCACCCTGCGGGACGGCCCGCGGGCCGCGGTCGAACTGTGCGGGCGGACCCGGCTGTTCACCCTCGCCGAGTCACTCGGCGGAGTGGAATCCCTGATCGAGCATCCGGCCAGCATGACGCATGCGTCGGTCGTAAACTCGCCGCTCGCCGTGCCGGCGGAGCTCGTCCGGCTCTCGGTCGGCATCGAATCGGCCGACGACCTCGCGGCCGATCTGCGCCGCGCCCTGGACGGACTTTCGACCCGTTCCGCTTAG
- a CDS encoding cystathionine beta-synthase, with protein MQVYDHVVDLVGDTPLVRLTPGIAETPAPVLGKLEYLNPGGSVKDRVALAMVAAAEEAGALRPGGTIIEPTSGNTGVGLALVAARRGYHCVFTMPDKISEEKRAVLRAYGAEVVVCPTAVPPDDPRSYYEVARRLVRETPGGWSPDQYSNPHNPAAHRATTGPEIWRATDGRVTHFVAGIGTGGTISGVGRYLKEVSGGAVQIIGADPEGSVYSGGSGRPYLVEGVGEDIWPTTYDKTVVDRVEAVSDRDSFLMTRDLARRCGLLVGGSCGLAVVAALRVAGGLGPDDVVVVLLPDSGRGYLSKIFNDEWMYEYGFLEPPSSGPTVADALRYKSEQSRPTDQGHEGGRGGGPPDLVHVHPDETVGAAISYLREYNVSQMPVVRHEPPLRAAEVAGSVIERHLLAAVFADRSAVDSPVSEHLSPPLPMVGVGEPLSRIVAVLGDDPAVLVHDEGSPVGILTRADLLSFLAVAP; from the coding sequence ATGCAGGTGTACGACCACGTCGTCGACCTCGTCGGTGACACGCCCCTGGTCCGGTTGACGCCGGGAATCGCCGAGACCCCGGCGCCGGTGCTGGGCAAGCTCGAATACCTGAATCCGGGCGGCTCGGTGAAGGACCGGGTGGCGCTGGCGATGGTCGCCGCCGCCGAGGAGGCCGGGGCGCTGCGGCCGGGCGGCACCATCATCGAACCGACCAGCGGCAACACGGGGGTGGGCCTGGCGCTGGTGGCGGCGCGGCGGGGCTACCACTGCGTGTTCACGATGCCGGACAAGATCAGCGAGGAGAAGCGGGCGGTCCTGCGCGCGTACGGCGCGGAGGTCGTCGTCTGCCCCACGGCGGTGCCCCCCGACGATCCCCGCTCCTACTACGAGGTGGCCCGCCGGCTGGTCCGGGAGACCCCGGGCGGGTGGAGCCCGGACCAGTACTCCAACCCCCACAACCCGGCCGCGCACCGGGCGACCACCGGGCCGGAGATCTGGCGGGCGACCGACGGCCGCGTCACGCACTTCGTCGCCGGGATCGGCACGGGCGGCACGATCAGCGGTGTGGGCCGCTACCTCAAGGAGGTGTCCGGCGGCGCCGTGCAGATCATCGGCGCCGATCCGGAGGGATCGGTCTACTCCGGCGGCAGCGGCCGGCCCTACCTCGTCGAAGGAGTCGGTGAGGACATCTGGCCGACGACCTACGACAAGACGGTCGTCGACCGGGTGGAGGCGGTCAGCGACCGCGACTCGTTCCTGATGACCCGGGATCTCGCCCGGCGGTGCGGGCTGCTGGTCGGTGGGTCCTGCGGGCTGGCCGTGGTGGCGGCGCTGCGCGTCGCCGGCGGTCTCGGGCCCGACGACGTCGTCGTGGTCCTGCTCCCCGACTCGGGCCGCGGCTACCTGTCGAAGATCTTCAACGACGAGTGGATGTACGAGTACGGCTTCCTGGAGCCGCCGTCGAGCGGCCCGACCGTCGCCGACGCGCTGCGGTACAAGAGCGAGCAGAGCCGGCCGACCGACCAGGGCCACGAGGGCGGCCGGGGCGGTGGGCCGCCCGACCTCGTGCACGTCCATCCGGACGAGACGGTCGGCGCGGCCATCTCCTACCTGCGGGAGTACAACGTCTCGCAGATGCCGGTGGTCCGCCACGAACCACCTCTGCGCGCGGCCGAGGTGGCGGGCTCGGTGATCGAACGTCACCTGCTCGCCGCGGTCTTCGCCGACCGGTCCGCCGTCGACTCCCCCGTGAGCGAGCACCTGTCCCCGCCGCTGCCGATGGTGGGGGTCGGCGAGCCGCTGTCCCGGATCGTCGCGGTCCTCGGCGACGATCCGGCGGTCCTGGTCCACGACGAGGGCAGCCCGGTCGGCATCCTCACGCGCGCCGACCTGCTGAGTTTCCTGGCCGTGGCGCCGTAG
- a CDS encoding YccF domain-containing protein, with amino-acid sequence MRVLLNVIWLVLCGIWLAIGYALAALICFILIITIPFGIASLRMANYALWPFGRRVVDRPDAGGASLVGNIVWIVFAGWWLALGHLTTGIALCLTVIGIPLGLANFKLIPVSLMPLGKEIVDVDSPVPV; translated from the coding sequence ATGCGCGTCCTGCTCAACGTCATCTGGCTGGTGCTCTGCGGCATCTGGCTGGCCATCGGTTATGCCCTGGCGGCGCTGATCTGTTTCATCCTCATCATCACCATTCCGTTCGGCATCGCGTCGCTGCGGATGGCCAACTACGCGTTGTGGCCGTTCGGCCGGCGGGTGGTCGATCGTCCGGATGCCGGCGGGGCGTCCCTGGTGGGCAACATTGTGTGGATCGTTTTCGCCGGCTGGTGGCTGGCCCTCGGGCATCTCACCACCGGGATCGCGCTGTGCCTGACCGTCATCGGTATTCCGCTCGGCCTGGCGAACTTCAAGCTGATCCCGGTGTCGCTGATGCCGCTGGGCAAGGAGATCGTGGACGTGGACAGCCCCGTCCCCGTCTGA
- a CDS encoding ferritin-like domain-containing protein — MDRETFVKLLNDDLSSEYQSIVQYIQHGAVITGAEYLNVADEIKRHLPQELSHAQILAEQISFLGGTPTVDVSQVHPSSGAQEALRDDLRLESEQLDRYRERFGQANELGLADVAEALRPLLEQTQEHVRDLQAALGR, encoded by the coding sequence ATGGATCGGGAGACCTTCGTCAAGCTGCTCAACGACGACCTCAGCTCCGAGTACCAGTCGATCGTCCAGTACATCCAGCACGGCGCGGTCATCACGGGCGCCGAGTACCTCAACGTCGCCGACGAGATCAAGCGGCACCTGCCGCAGGAGCTCAGCCACGCCCAGATCCTCGCCGAGCAGATCTCCTTCCTCGGCGGGACACCGACCGTCGACGTGTCCCAGGTCCACCCGTCGAGCGGGGCCCAGGAGGCGCTGCGGGACGATCTGCGGCTGGAGTCCGAGCAGCTCGACCGCTACCGCGAGCGGTTCGGCCAGGCCAACGAGCTGGGCCTGGCCGACGTCGCCGAGGCGCTGCGTCCGCTGCTCGAACAGACCCAGGAGCACGTGCGCGACCTACAGGCGGCGCTGGGCCGCTGA